A stretch of the Arachis stenosperma cultivar V10309 chromosome 6, arast.V10309.gnm1.PFL2, whole genome shotgun sequence genome encodes the following:
- the LOC130935813 gene encoding 60S acidic ribosomal protein P2-1-like gives MKVIAAYLLAVLGGNTSPSAGDIKDILGCVGAEADDESITLLLSEVKGKDITEVIAAGREKLASVPAGGGGAVAVAAAPSGGAAAPSASESKKEEKVEEKEESDDDMGFSLFD, from the exons ATGAAGGTTATCGCCGCCTATCTCCTCGCTGTTCTCGGGGGCAACACTTCCCCTTCCGCCGGCGACATCAAGGACATCCTCGGCTGCG TTGGAGCTGAAGCTGATGATGAAAGCATAACGCTTCTTTTGTCTGAAGTGAAAGGCAAAGACATAACAGAGGTCATTGCCGCCGGTAGGGAAAAGCTTGCTTCGGTGCCTGCCGGTGGTGGCGGTGCTGTGGCCGTTGCCGCTGCTCCTAGCGGAGGTGCTGCTGCTCCCTCAGCCTCCGAGTCAAAGAAAGAGGAGAAGGTTgaagagaaggaagaatcaGATGAT GATATGGGATTCAGTCTCTTTGACTAA